CCGTCGTTGATGCCCGAGGCATTGCCTGCGGTCACGCTGCCCGCCTTGTCAAAGGCCGGACGCAGCCCTGCCAGGGCCTCGGCCGTCGACTTGCGGTTGAGGTATTCGTCGGCGGCAAAGACGATGGGATCACCCTTTTTTTGCGGGATGACCACCGGCACGATCTCGTCCTTGAAGCGGCCGGCATCCTGCGCCGCAGCGGCCTTCAGTTGAGACGCCAAGGCCAGCGCATCCTGCTCTTCGCGGGTGATGCCGTACTGTTTGGCGACGTTCTCTGCGGTGATGCCCATGTGGTACTGGTTGTACACGTCCCACAGGCCGTCGTTGATCATGGTATCCACCATTTGCCATGCGCCCATGCGCATGCCTTCGCGCGAGTTGGGCACCACGTGTGGCGACAGGCTCATGTTTTCCTGTCCCCCGGCAATCACGATCTCGGCGTCCCCATCACGGATGGCCTGCACCGCCAGCATCACAGCCTTCAGGCCAGAACCACACACCTTGTTGATGGTCATGGCCGGCACCGCGTTGGGCAGCCCCGACTTGATGACGGCCTGGCGAGCCGGATTCTGGCCACAACCGGCCTGCAGCACCTGCCCCAGAATCACCTCGCTGATCTGCTCGCCGGACACGCCGGTGCGTTTGAGCAAATCCTGGATGACGATGGCGCCCAGCTCGGCGGCCGGGGTTTTTGCAAGGGTGCCGCCAAACTTGCCGACGGCGGTGCGGGTTGCTGCAACGATGACGATGTCACTCATGGAGGTTCTCCTTCGAGGGTGGGTACACCTGTCCGACCTTGTGGGTCGGTCAGGCCTTTTTCAACACGTAGCGGCCTGGCGCAGCTTCAATGACCGGATGGGTCTTGTCGCCTGCTTGCCGCGGCGCCGGCACCATCTTGCCAGCATGTGGCGACAACCATTCTGACCAGACCGGCCACCAGCTGCCGGGCTGCTCCTGGGCCGAGGCCAGCCAATCCTGGGCAGACGCGGGCAGACGACGCACGCCCGAGCCCGTCACCCAGTGACTGCGCTTTTTCTTTTCAGGGGGATTGATCACGCCCGCGATGTGGCCAGAGGCCCCCAGCACGAACGTGACATCGCCCGACATGAGCTGCGTGGAGGCATACGCCGCATCCCACGGAACAATGTGGTCTTCGCGGGAGCCGTAAATGAACACAGGCACCTTGATCTGTCCCAGGTCCACTGGCACGCCGCAGGTGGTGGCCGCCCCCGGCTTGCACAGCTTGTTTTCCAGGTAAGTGTGGCGCAGGTACCAGCAGTACATCGGGCCCGGCAGGTTGGTGCTGTCGCTGTTCCAGTACAGCAGGTCAAACGCCGGAGGCATTTCACCTTTCAGGTAGTTGCCCACCACGTAGTTCCACACGAGGTCGTTGGCCCGCAGAAATGAAAATGTGGTGGCCAGTTCGGTGCCACGCATCAGCCCACCCCCTGTGGGGCTGTCCGCGCCCAGGCTCATCTCTCGCATGCGCACCATGGCCTCGTCCACAAACACGTCCATGACACCCGTGTTGGAGAAGTCGAGGAAGGTGGTGAGCAAGGTCAGGCTGGCCACCGGCTCGACGCCGCGCGAGGCCAGCACCGACAAGGCCGTGGCCATCAGGGTGCCGCCGACGCAAAAGCCCAGGGCATTGATCTGGTCGACCTGGGCGATGTCACGCGTGACTTCGATGGCCCGGATGACGCCTTGCTCAATGTAGTCATCCCAGCTGGCCTTGGCCAGGCTCTCGTCGGCATTCACCCAGCTGACCATGAACACACGATGCCCCTGCGAGAGCAGGTAACGCACCAGGGAGTTGTCTGGCTGCAGGTCCAGGATGTAGTACTTGTTGATGCACGGTGGCACGAACAGGAAGGGCCGCTCATGCACCTTCGCGGTCAGGGGCTTGTACTCGATCAGCTGGAAGAACGGGTTTTCGTAAACCACCGATCCCTCGGTGGTGGCCACGTTCTGCCCCACCGTGAAGACGGTCTCGTCGGTCTGCGACAGGTGGCCCTGACGCAAATCGTGCATCAGGTGCTGCATGCCTTGCTGCAGGCTTTCACCCTTGGTCTCCACGGCCTTCTTGAGGGCCTCGGGGTTGAAGGCCAGGTAATTGGAGGGCGCTGCCGCGTCCACCCACTGTTGCACCGCAAAACGCACACGCTGACGGGCCTTCTCATCCCCCTGCAGGGCATCGGCCAGGCGTTGCAGGGTCTGCGCGTTGAGCAAGTAGCTGGCCGCCATGAAACCGCCCGCCGTGTTGTCACGCCACTCGGGGGCCGCAAAGCGCTTGTCGCGCAAGCCCGTGGGTGCCTTTTGCTCCAGGGTGCTGTTCCAGAGTTCGCTGGCCTGCTTGAGGTAGTCTTCCTGGATGGCCTTGAGGCGCTCGGGCGCCACGCTGAGGCCCGCCACCGACTTGGCGGTGTCGGCCATGCTGCCGCCGATGGCCGTCCACGCCTCGGTGACGGCGCCACCTATGCCCAGACCAGCGCCCATCGCGGGCAAGCCTTCAAAGCCCTTCATCAGCCGCCCGAGGTCCAGCCCTGCAGGGGCACCCATGGCGGACAAATCGGCCGGCGACCACGTCTGCCATTGCGCCGGCAGTTTGCCCGCCCATTCCTGCCAGGCCTGCTGCGTGCTGCTCAACAGCTGATTCCAGTCAGGCATGGCCTGGCGGGCGTGGGCAGCACCAGCGCCGGTGTCCATACCATCGGGCTCGGACACCGGTGTGCCGGCCTGCGGCGAAACCTTGGCGCGAGGGCGTCGCGTCGTGCTGGATCGGGCGCCAGTGGCGGCCTGCGTGCGAGATCCGGCCCGCGTGCGCGAGGTGTCTGCCATATGTCTCCTTCATGTTGAGTCGATGAACCCGCCCAGTTGAGCGTGCCACGTTCATGTTGCCGTATTCTGACGCGATGTGAAACTTGGCGTTGCTGCACTGCAGCATCCAGGCGACACACCCGCGTGGGCCCCCGTGTCCTGATCGAACTAGCAACCTCGGTGCCAAAGCCTGTTTCAACACCATGTGGATCGTTGCCATTGCCTGGATGTACGTGGCGGTCATGATGACCGTGGCAGAAGCCACCCACCCACAAGGCACCGTCCTGGGTGCCATCATCACGTTTTTGTTTTATGGCGTGGCGCCGGTGGCCATCGTCATGTACATCTTGAGCACGCCCGCTCGGCGCCGTGCGCGGCGGGCTGCAGAAGCCCAGGAGGCGAGGCTG
The DNA window shown above is from Aquabacterium sp. A3 and carries:
- a CDS encoding acetyl-CoA C-acetyltransferase, coding for MSDIVIVAATRTAVGKFGGTLAKTPAAELGAIVIQDLLKRTGVSGEQISEVILGQVLQAGCGQNPARQAVIKSGLPNAVPAMTINKVCGSGLKAVMLAVQAIRDGDAEIVIAGGQENMSLSPHVVPNSREGMRMGAWQMVDTMINDGLWDVYNQYHMGITAENVAKQYGITREEQDALALASQLKAAAAQDAGRFKDEIVPVVIPQKKGDPIVFAADEYLNRKSTAEALAGLRPAFDKAGSVTAGNASGINDGAAAVMVMSAKKAEQLGLTPLGRIASYASAGLDPATMGMGPVPASKRALARAGWQPADLDLMEINEAFAAQACAVHKEMGWDTSKVNVNGGAIAIGHPIGASGCRVLVSLLHEMNKRDAKKGLASLCIGGGMGVALTIER
- the phaC gene encoding class I poly(R)-hydroxyalkanoic acid synthase, with product MGAGLGIGGAVTEAWTAIGGSMADTAKSVAGLSVAPERLKAIQEDYLKQASELWNSTLEQKAPTGLRDKRFAAPEWRDNTAGGFMAASYLLNAQTLQRLADALQGDEKARQRVRFAVQQWVDAAAPSNYLAFNPEALKKAVETKGESLQQGMQHLMHDLRQGHLSQTDETVFTVGQNVATTEGSVVYENPFFQLIEYKPLTAKVHERPFLFVPPCINKYYILDLQPDNSLVRYLLSQGHRVFMVSWVNADESLAKASWDDYIEQGVIRAIEVTRDIAQVDQINALGFCVGGTLMATALSVLASRGVEPVASLTLLTTFLDFSNTGVMDVFVDEAMVRMREMSLGADSPTGGGLMRGTELATTFSFLRANDLVWNYVVGNYLKGEMPPAFDLLYWNSDSTNLPGPMYCWYLRHTYLENKLCKPGAATTCGVPVDLGQIKVPVFIYGSREDHIVPWDAAYASTQLMSGDVTFVLGASGHIAGVINPPEKKKRSHWVTGSGVRRLPASAQDWLASAQEQPGSWWPVWSEWLSPHAGKMVPAPRQAGDKTHPVIEAAPGRYVLKKA